TAAAAAAACTTCATCCATCGAAGACACGCTAAATGTTTTCTTCAACTGCGTCGGCGTATCCAATGCATCTATTCTGCCATCAACCATAATAGAAACGCGGTTACAATACTCGGCTTCGTCCATGTAGTGAGTAGTTACAAAAACGGTAATCCCCGATTCCGCCGCTTTATAGATCATGTTCCAGAATTCCCGCCGGGTAACGGGATCAACACCGCCTGTGGGTTCATCCAGGAAAACAACCTCCGGCTCATGAAATATGGCTACCGAAAAAGCCAGCTTTTGTTTCCAGCCAAGCGGCAATGATTTTACCAGTTTATTGGCTTCCGCCTCCAGGTGCAGCTCGTGCAACAGGAAGGCAGTTTTCTCTTTTATAAAAGCATCGCTCTTGCCATAGATGCCCGCATAAAAGCGGATGTTCTCGCGCACCGTCAGGTCTTCATACAGGGAGAACTTCTGGCTCATATACCCGATGCTGCGTTTTATGTGCTCGGTTTGTTTATATACATCAAAGCCGGCCACGGACGCTTTACCCG
The Niastella koreensis GR20-10 genome window above contains:
- a CDS encoding ABC transporter ATP-binding protein — protein: MNNNNIAIIAESLTKRFGDFTAVDAISFEVKKGEIFGFLGANGAGKTTAMRMLCGLSIPTSGKASVAGFDVYKQTEHIKRSIGYMSQKFSLYEDLTVRENIRFYAGIYGKSDAFIKEKTAFLLHELHLEAEANKLVKSLPLGWKQKLAFSVAIFHEPEVVFLDEPTGGVDPVTRREFWNMIYKAAESGITVFVTTHYMDEAEYCNRVSIMVDGRIDALDTPTQLKKTFSVSSMDEVFLKLARQAKRGE